The window GATGTGGTCAAAAGATACACTACGCTGACCGGACGGATTGCGCTTCCGCCCAAATGGGCGATCGGTTATCATCAGTCGCGTTACAGCTATATGAATCAGCAGGAGGTGCTGCAGCTGGCCCGGACCTTCCGCGACAAGAATATTCCCTGCGATGTGATTTATCTGGATATTCATTATATGGACGAGTACCGGGTATTCACCTTCGATCCCGTTAACTTCCCGGAGCCGGAGAAGATGATTGCTGAGCTTGGTGAAATTGGTGTGCGCATCGTGCCGATTGTAGATCCCGGTGTCAAAAAAGACCCCAAATACGAGGTATACAAGGAAGGGGTGCTGAACAAGCATTTCTGCCGCAGGCTGGAAGGCGACATCTTCTTCGGTGAGGTCTGGCCGGGTATCAGCGCATTCCCGGATTTCAGCGACAGCCGGACGGCCGAATGGTGGGGGGATCTGCATAAATATTATACTGACCTCGGTATTCAGGGGATCTGGAATGATATGAATGAACCGGCGGTATTCAATGAATCCAAAACAATGGATCTTGATGTCATGCATTTTAACAACGGGCGTCCGGTGACCCATGAGGAATACCACAATTTGTACGGGATGATGATGTCCAAGGCGACCTATGAGGGGCTGGTAGAGCATATGGCGGGTGAACGTCCTTTTGTGCTGACCCGGGCGGGATATGCAGGCATCCAGCGGTATGCGGCCGTGTGGACCGGGGACAACCGCAGCTTCTGGGAGCATATGGCTATGGCTATTCCGATGGTGCTTAACATGGGCCTGTCCGGGCTGGCCTTTGCCGGGCCGGATATCGGCGGCTTCGCCCATCATACCTCTGCACAGCTGCTGGTGCGCTGGACACAGATGGGAGTCTTTTTCCCTTACTGCCGGAATCATTCCTCTATTGGTACGCTGCGCCAGGAGCCGTGGTCCTTCGGTGCTGAAGTGGAGGGCATTCTCCGCGAATTCATCGGCCTGCGGTACCGCTGGATGCCGCATATCTATAATCTGTTTCGTGAAGCGGAAATCAGCGGCCTGCCGGTAATCCGTCCGCTGATTCTGGAGTACCCGCGTGATCCGCGTGTGACCAATCTGTGTGACCAGTTCCTGCTTGGTGAGAACGTGCTGATTGCCCCCGTCTACCGTCCGGATACGGATCACCGCTCGGTATATTTGCCGGAAGGCTGCTGGCTGGATTACTGGGACGGAGAAATTCATGAGGGCGGGCGGCATATCCTTGCGGCAGCACCGCTGCACATCATGCCGATGTATGTGAAGGCGGGCACCTTTGTTGCCGAAGGGCCGCTGAAGCAGTATGCGCTGGAGGAAGTCCAGGAGACGGTTACCTTCCACTTGTATGGTGCAGAGCAGGAGGAAGAGTTCTCCGCAATGTTTACCTTGTATGAGGATGACGGGCACAGCTTTGGCTACCGCAGGGGGGAGTATTCGCAGCTCATTGTCCAGGCTGAAGGGACAGGAGACGGGCTGCTGCTCAACTGGTCCTATACCGCCGATGCGTATAAGCCGGTGCGGGAAATGCTGCGGTTTGCCCTGTGCTATCCTTTTTTCAAAGCTGATGCTGTAGACGGACTGCCTGAGATCAGTCTCGAAGAGCTGGAGCAAGGCCGCAAGGGCTGGACGCGCAACGGTAAGAACGGAGCGATTATTATTCAGACCCCGGATGAACGGAGCGGCGGGGGACTGCGAATTAGGGCGGCAGAATAACCTGTGAGCAAGGAGGAATGGGCTGCCCTAGCGGGCGGCCTTTTTCTTAAAAAAATAATTCCGGATTTTACCATATTATCAAATCATCCCTATACAGCGCCGCTAGAAGGCAGGATTAACTGCTGCTTCTACATAAAATTACAGAAAAAATGCAGAAACGTTTTTAAATCGCGGCTTTTTCGTATAAGATGAAGGGATGAAGAATTTGTTCCGGTTCAAAATATATTTCTCGCGGAGAAGGATACGGTCCCCCAAATGGAACGGGCTGGCTCTTTCTGTTTGCTTAAAGACAGGAGATCACCAATGATTAAGCATCTGTATGCAATATGGTTAGGGGATGTTTTATTTTGCTTCTCCGGTGAAACCTCAGAACCTAAGGTCGACGCATGGACACGCGTGATCAAGAAGCTGGAGTTCCGGGGAGGAGGGCGTCCTTTTGCGGGTGCTGCGCTGCGGCTGGCGGAAGTGAAATATCCGGTTGCCACTCTGACGGAAGGGAGGACGGCGCGGCGCGGATTGCCTGGGCGTACGCTTGAAGGGCTTGCCCTCACGCCGAAGGATGCGTTTGAGCTGCTGCTGGCCTGGGATGAAGAGGTATGCCGTGCCCAGGGAGTGGAAGCAGGCGGTGAACTGCGCTACTGGGCGGCTGCGGCCAGGTTTGCACTGGAGCTGATGGGCACAGGCGGGATTGTGCCTGGTGCAATGCCGCCACGCCCTATGGGCTCCCGCCGCCGCGGCGGGGAGCAGGCAGCTACCGCCTGCTGGTCCCCGGCTTTCCGGAATGAGGCGGACAAGGAGTTTTTTCTGCAGCTGGCAGCGTCCATGCCAGTGCTGGCGCTCGGAACCCATGTTGCCGAGGAGGGGGATTTGTCTTCGCGTGAAGATGCCGGCGGCTATGTGCTGTATTCCTTTTTGCAGGCAGTAATGACTGCGGAGATCAAAAAAATTGTTGCAGGTATAGAAAGTGAACTCGTCCCTTACAAGGCGAATTACCGCCGCGGATACTCGCCCCTGACAGAACTGTGGTGGAACAGTCTGCTTACAGGCAGCCGGGACATTCCGGTTCAGGGGACGCCCGCTGAGGTGACTGAACTGCTCTCAGCGGTAAACGGGACCGCAGGAAGCGAAGTGCCGCATGCCGAGGCAGAGGAGGAGCATAGCGGGCAGCTTAGTCTGGGACTGCGTCTGGAGCCGCCTGCAGAGGAGAGTGAGCTATGGCACTTGAGCTTCTGGGCAGAGAGCCGGGAGGAAGGGGAAGTCTGGCTCCCGGCTGCGGCAATCTGGAGCAGTCCCGAGCGTGAGTTCACCTTGTGGGGCAAGCGGTACCGCAATATCCAGCAGCAGCTGCTGGCTGCGCTGGGGCGGGCGGCAAGAATATCGCCGGACATTCAGCGTGCGCTGACTGTTCCGGCCCCGACAGGCGCCATACTTGAGCCGGAGCGCCTCTACTTCTTCCTGAAGGAGAGCGTGCAGCAGCTGCGTGAGTGGGGCATCACTATACAAATGCCCTCACGCTGGAGCCGTGAAGGGCGGCGGCGGATCGGGATGAGAATGAAGATGCAGCCCCCTCAAGGCACAATGGACGGCCCTGCACAACCGTCGCTGGGTATGGAGGAGCTGATCTCCTTCCGGATCGAAGCATCGCTTGGCGACAATCCAATCACTGAAGAAGAGTTGAATGCCCTGGTAGAGGCGGGAGTGCCGTTCGTGCGCTTCCGGGGAGAGTGGATCGAAGTGGATCCCAAGGAGATCCGCCAGGTGCTGAGATATATGAAACGCCATGAAAGCGGAGAAATGTCGGCAGCGGACTGGATGCGTCTGGAGGCCGAGGATGGGGAAGAACGGCTCTGGAAAGGCATGTCCGTTACAGGCATGGAAACGTACGGGCTGCTGTCCTCACTTATGCATGGTGATATTCTGCGCAGTCTTCCGGTACGCACAGTGCCGCCTAGCCTGCATGGTACACTGCGGCCTTATCAGGAGCGGGGGTTTCAATGGCTGGCTGCACTCAGTGGGCTGGGCTTTGGTGTATGCCTGGCTGACGATATGGGGCTTGGGAAGACCATTCAGGTCATTACCTGCCTGCTGGACAGGGCCTTAACAGCCCCGCCTGAAGAAAAGCGGGAGCCGGTGCTGATTCTGTGCCCGACCTCACTGCTCGGGAACTGGCAGCGCGAGCTGCAGCGCTTTGCGCCGTCACTGAGCGTGCATATTCATCACGGGGGGAGACGGGTGCGGGGTGAAGGATTCATAGAGCTTGCTGCCAGTCATGAGATCGTGCTCACCACCTATCACTTAGCCGGCCGGGACAGTGAAGATCTGGCGGGGGTACGCTGGTCCACGGTTGTTCTGGATGAAGCACAGTATATCAAGAATCACCGTACGAAGCAGGCGCAGAGTGTGATGAAGCTGTCGGCTCCGCACCGGATTGCCATGACGGGCACACCGGTGGAGAACCGGCTCGGTGAGCTGTGGTCCATTTTTCACTTTCTCAATCCTGGCTATCTGGGGTCGTATCACTCTTTCCGCCAGCGGTATGTTTCCGGCGAAGGCGGGGAGCGGCTGCAGGAGCTGCACCGTCTGGTTTCGCCATTCCTGCTCCGGAGGCTCAAGAGTGATCCGGACATTTCTAAGGATCTGCCGGAGAAGCTGGAGCTGAAATCCTATTGTCCGCTGACGGAGACACAGGCGGCACTGTACCAGGGCGTAGTCGATGAAATGCTTGGCGTGATCGGCGAACGTTCTGGCATGGCCCGCCGCGGTCTGGTCCTCTCATCTCTGACCAAGCTGAAGCAAATCTGTGACCACCCGCAGCTGTTCCGCAAGGAAGAGGGACGGGGCCTGCGCACTGAACAATCCGGCAAAATGGAAGTGATGTTCGAGGTGCTGGACAGTATCGCCGAACTTGGGGAGTCTGCGCTCATCTTCACCCAGTATGTGGCGATGGGGGAGCTGCTCGTCAGCAGATTGGCCAAAAGATACGGCAAAGCGCCGCTGTTCCTGCATGGCGGCATTCCCAAACGGGAGCGCGATGAGATGGTTCATGAGTTCCAGGAAGGCGAGGGTCCGGCATTCTTCGTGCTCTCGCTCAAAGCGGGGGGTGTCGGGCTGAACCTGACACGGGCCAATCATGTGGTGCATTATGACCGCTGGTGGAATCCGGCCGTTGAGAATCAGGCGACCGACAGGGCTTTCCGTATCGGGCAGCACAAGAATGTGCAGGTGCATAAGCTGATTTGCCAAGGCACGCTGGAGGAACGGATTGACGAACTGATCGAACGCAAGAAAAACCTCTCCGAACAGGTTGTCGGTTCCGGGGAGAATTGGCTGACAGAAATGTCCAACCATGAGCTGCAAGAGCTTATTGAGCTTCAAGGCCAGGACTGGATGTAGATAAAGGTAATACAGAAGGTTCAGTAAAAGGAGGATTATCCATGAGTGAACAGCCGGAACTGCGGCTAGTCATCGAGCCGGGCGTTATACAAGTGCTGGAGATGCAGGGGCTGCTTCAAGCAGCGGAAGCACCGGGGACAAGATCCGGAGGCGCAGCGGCCGCCATCCAGGAGCAAGCGGTAAAGCCGGTTCTCTCTTTGGAAGTTCCGCAGTGGTCTGCTGAACGGAAAGAGGAAGTGCTGCAGCAGCTTGCCGGACATCCGGGTGAACTCTATGAACTCCTGCAAGGCAGAGTGACTGGCGGTGTGGCCGGGCTTCAGCTGTTGCCGGCTGAACTGGATCCGGCGGGTTACGGCAGCAACCCCGAAGCCCGGCAGCCGGGGGGGCTCCTGGCCTGGGTTAAGAAGCGGCTTGCGGAGGAACCGCTGCTGATGTTCCTGCTGCGCGGAATGAGCAAGGAGGAGCTGCTGGGCGCTGTATTTGCTCTCTGGATGGAGGAGGAAACGGCCCCTCAAGATGAGGGCCATACGGCACCGGGTAGTGTGCTTGCGGCAGAGCTTGCCCGGCTGGAGCGGAAAGGCCCTGCTGTACCCACCGGGGAATGGCTGGCGGAGGCGGCAGCCGAAGGCTCGCTGCACCAGCCGGGGCCCTTGTTTCATGAGATTGCCTCCCGTCCTTTTCCTGCCTCGCCGGTCGTGGCAAAAGTGACGGAGAGCTGGGAGACATTATTGCCGAATACGCCCAGGGCAAGCGAAGGGCTTACTCTGATCATGCGGCATGTGGCAGAATCCGCCGCCCGGCGGGCGGCGGGGCTGGGTAAGCTGTAACCTTAATTGTACGCAGGTCCGTATCTCAAAGGGGATACGGATCTTTTTTATAACAATACCTATCGACCTCTTCAGAAGAAACAGCGGTGAAGAGGAAATAATGGAATAAATGCAGCAAGGCAGTGCCTAAAGCAGCATAGCTGCTCCGGCACTGCCTTGTCTGACTTCCGTTCTTGCGATCCCCGCAGGGACGGGCTATTCTCCGGCGGGACTGTCTGCGGGGCGGCTTCCTCCGGACAGCTCAAGAATTTCGCTGCGCAGGCGGAGCATCTTCTGATCCAGCTCGTCTGCGGCACGCGCCGCTTCCTTCAGCTCCTCGGCCACATGCGGAGGCAGCTGCTTGTCGAATTTATAGTAGAGGATATGCTCCATACTGGCCCAGAAATCCATGGCGAGTGTGCGCAGCTGAATCTCTGCCTTCACCCAGCGGGTTCCATCAAGCAGTACGAGCGGGATGGCTATAATGACATGAAGACTCTGATAACCGTTCGGCTTAGGCTGGGCGATATAGTCTTTGATCTCCAGTACCCTGATATCCTCGCGGACACACAAATGATCTACCAGCCGGTAGATGTCCTTTACAAAGGCGCAT of the Paenibacillus pedocola genome contains:
- a CDS encoding GTP pyrophosphokinase, yielding MKEDDSTQVTLNQLQVHVKDLQTWQNSEDFARQVEDFKTLPALYRHALNELENKIDVIKTEWQVRDGYCPIEHIKSRIKEPKSILRKMERKGHEFTLENMELHIHDIAGMRIVCAFVKDIYRLVDHLCVREDIRVLEIKDYIAQPKPNGYQSLHVIIAIPLVLLDGTRWVKAEIQLRTLAMDFWASMEHILYYKFDKQLPPHVAEELKEAARAADELDQKMLRLRSEILELSGGSRPADSPAGE
- a CDS encoding glycoside hydrolase family 31 protein codes for the protein MESSEAIRPEKMGPLVMTETWNTPGRMVSWERSENIYIVRGECGGMVFVFLSDDMFRMKVFRGQVPDLTTTEAVLAERCIPHLFPVEETEEQLIFTTGVITVIIEKTTFLLRVENRDGKVIMQQNMTSWNPRGASHAEYDMQPDSHFYGLGEKSSFLDKRGEHYTNWNTDVFAPHLPEIEALYESIPLIIHMHGELTYGLFLDNTGRSDFDMRSHGVAFTIGCSTGAYDIYFINGPEMKDVVKRYTTLTGRIALPPKWAIGYHQSRYSYMNQQEVLQLARTFRDKNIPCDVIYLDIHYMDEYRVFTFDPVNFPEPEKMIAELGEIGVRIVPIVDPGVKKDPKYEVYKEGVLNKHFCRRLEGDIFFGEVWPGISAFPDFSDSRTAEWWGDLHKYYTDLGIQGIWNDMNEPAVFNESKTMDLDVMHFNNGRPVTHEEYHNLYGMMMSKATYEGLVEHMAGERPFVLTRAGYAGIQRYAAVWTGDNRSFWEHMAMAIPMVLNMGLSGLAFAGPDIGGFAHHTSAQLLVRWTQMGVFFPYCRNHSSIGTLRQEPWSFGAEVEGILREFIGLRYRWMPHIYNLFREAEISGLPVIRPLILEYPRDPRVTNLCDQFLLGENVLIAPVYRPDTDHRSVYLPEGCWLDYWDGEIHEGGRHILAAAPLHIMPMYVKAGTFVAEGPLKQYALEEVQETVTFHLYGAEQEEEFSAMFTLYEDDGHSFGYRRGEYSQLIVQAEGTGDGLLLNWSYTADAYKPVREMLRFALCYPFFKADAVDGLPEISLEELEQGRKGWTRNGKNGAIIIQTPDERSGGGLRIRAAE
- a CDS encoding DEAD/DEAH box helicase; protein product: MIKHLYAIWLGDVLFCFSGETSEPKVDAWTRVIKKLEFRGGGRPFAGAALRLAEVKYPVATLTEGRTARRGLPGRTLEGLALTPKDAFELLLAWDEEVCRAQGVEAGGELRYWAAAARFALELMGTGGIVPGAMPPRPMGSRRRGGEQAATACWSPAFRNEADKEFFLQLAASMPVLALGTHVAEEGDLSSREDAGGYVLYSFLQAVMTAEIKKIVAGIESELVPYKANYRRGYSPLTELWWNSLLTGSRDIPVQGTPAEVTELLSAVNGTAGSEVPHAEAEEEHSGQLSLGLRLEPPAEESELWHLSFWAESREEGEVWLPAAAIWSSPEREFTLWGKRYRNIQQQLLAALGRAARISPDIQRALTVPAPTGAILEPERLYFFLKESVQQLREWGITIQMPSRWSREGRRRIGMRMKMQPPQGTMDGPAQPSLGMEELISFRIEASLGDNPITEEELNALVEAGVPFVRFRGEWIEVDPKEIRQVLRYMKRHESGEMSAADWMRLEAEDGEERLWKGMSVTGMETYGLLSSLMHGDILRSLPVRTVPPSLHGTLRPYQERGFQWLAALSGLGFGVCLADDMGLGKTIQVITCLLDRALTAPPEEKREPVLILCPTSLLGNWQRELQRFAPSLSVHIHHGGRRVRGEGFIELAASHEIVLTTYHLAGRDSEDLAGVRWSTVVLDEAQYIKNHRTKQAQSVMKLSAPHRIAMTGTPVENRLGELWSIFHFLNPGYLGSYHSFRQRYVSGEGGERLQELHRLVSPFLLRRLKSDPDISKDLPEKLELKSYCPLTETQAALYQGVVDEMLGVIGERSGMARRGLVLSSLTKLKQICDHPQLFRKEEGRGLRTEQSGKMEVMFEVLDSIAELGESALIFTQYVAMGELLVSRLAKRYGKAPLFLHGGIPKRERDEMVHEFQEGEGPAFFVLSLKAGGVGLNLTRANHVVHYDRWWNPAVENQATDRAFRIGQHKNVQVHKLICQGTLEERIDELIERKKNLSEQVVGSGENWLTEMSNHELQELIELQGQDWM